In Risungbinella massiliensis, the genomic stretch ATAATAAGATAACCACATAACGCAATAATTCCCACCTCTACTTATTCTTAAGTTAAATAACATAGAGCTTAGAATTGCGTAAAGGAGATTAATAACATACTAAATAGTAGTAGTGTTGATTTACCAAAGATTAGGAGCTGATTTTTAGCCCTGAAATGCTTTTGTACCGCTACAAAGCGGAGACAGACCGTGGAAGGATCACGAGATCCAACTGTTTGAGGCATTAGCCGAGTTTTGGATCTCGCCTGGAACGGGCTGGCGGAGCGGCCTTTCTTGCTTCTTCGCAAGGTACAACCCGCATGGAAGGCAAAAATCATGCGCTGGGCAACTACTGTAAAATTTTAGCTAATCGACACTACTGACTAAATAAATACTATAGTATACATTATTCAAAATAGTTTGGCATTAGTTGTTACCCAGATTGAGATATGGTTGATATTTTCTCCATATATCAAAAGCCCCTTTCTTCAAATGAAGAAAGGGGCTTGCGCAATGTATGCCGAAGGTCGGACTTGAACCGACACGATAGTCACCTATCGCAGGATTTTAAGTCCTGTGCGTCTGCCTATTCCGCCACTCCGGCAAATATGGAGCGGAAGACGGGATTCGAACCCGCGACCCTCGCCTTGGCAAGGCGATGCTCTACCCCTGAGCCACTTCCGCAATTTGTGGTGGTTCGGGACGGAATCGAACCGCCGACACGAGGATTTTCAGTCCTCTGCTCTACCGACTGAGCTACCGAACCAAGTCACAAAAAGTATTATATCAGCTATAATTCGATAGCGCAATACTTTATGCAAAATTAAATTCGGCGATTTGGTCCTTCCACCAAGATCGGTGTCACAAAATGGCGAATCCGCTCCATAATACGCTTAGCCTTCATCTCATCTGTGGTGTTGCGACCTTGTGCTAAATGGTCCTCTAACTCATCTAATGAGAGATTGGAAGTATACATCGTAGGCAATCCATTCGCGGCACGATAGTGTAAAATGGCACCAATCACTTCATCACGAACCCAAGGAGTCAAATACTCTGCTCCAATATCGTCTAAAATTAAGAGGGAAACACTTTTAAAGAGAGATAGCTTCTCCCCTAAGGAACGATCTTCAATCGAATTACGCACCTCACGAATAAAATCTGGTACATATACCATAAACGAATCGATTCCATTCTCTACTAACTTATTGGCTATCGACCCTGCTATAATACTTTTCCCTACTCCGAGTGGTCCATGCAAAAAGAGCCCTTTGGAAGGGAGTTTACCTTGACTAAACTGCTCACAAAAGTCAAAAGCAGCTGCAATAGCTTTGGCTCTTCCTTTTGTGAAGTCAATCTGATCGAGAGATGAAGAGGTGATATCCATTGGGATATGCATGCTTTTAAAAAGATCCTTCTGTTTATTCCATTCTTCTTCTCGCAGTTTCTTTTGACAGGGGGTCATTCGAACCTCCAAATAGCCTGCGTACTCCATTAGTTTTGGAGTATGTCCTTTCATCATATTGGGACACTTGGCAAGTCCAGGACAATGATTACACTGCTCCTGTTCCGTGACCAGATGCATCAACTGATGATAATGCCTGTCCAACTGGGAACGAGTCACTTCTGGATGTTCTGCCAAGAAGGAACGAATCGCCGGGTATTGCAATAAAAGATTTAGTTGTTTGGAACGGTTTATTTTGGCTTTGGGATCTGGCTTGGTAAAATGTTGGATCGAGTTCATCAATATCGGCTCTCCTTCCCTTGCATACTCTTCCGCCTCTCAAAATTCTCGTCCATTTTTTTCATCTTGGCATGAAGTTGTGCCTTCATCTTTTCAAATTCTTCATCAGTCA encodes the following:
- the dnaI gene encoding primosomal protein DnaI, with protein sequence MNSIQHFTKPDPKAKINRSKQLNLLLQYPAIRSFLAEHPEVTRSQLDRHYHQLMHLVTEQEQCNHCPGLAKCPNMMKGHTPKLMEYAGYLEVRMTPCQKKLREEEWNKQKDLFKSMHIPMDITSSSLDQIDFTKGRAKAIAAAFDFCEQFSQGKLPSKGLFLHGPLGVGKSIIAGSIANKLVENGIDSFMVYVPDFIREVRNSIEDRSLGEKLSLFKSVSLLILDDIGAEYLTPWVRDEVIGAILHYRAANGLPTMYTSNLSLDELEDHLAQGRNTTDEMKAKRIMERIRHFVTPILVEGPNRRI